One genomic region from Actinocatenispora thailandica encodes:
- a CDS encoding ATP-dependent DNA helicase, which yields MDDAGEARPGRVASGGVTSTVPQTRRPSALDLLGAAVAAVPGGASRPGQVRMTEAVDEAIRTGEHLLVQAGTGTGKSLAYLVGALRERGPVVVSTATLALQAQLIEHDLPRLAEAVTPLLGRPPTFAVLKGRHHYACRARLDAGAEEPEPDLFGESGGGSQWLGAAGRIGKQVVRLREWASDSETGDRDELDPGVDDMVWRTVSMPARECVGAQRCPFGDECFAEASRVRARSADIVVTNHSLLAVDMMSGRHILPPHEVLIIDEAHELADRMTSAARAELSAEAIDRATRRARTLLDGGVLDRLTEASDALALALAAAPPGRLVELPAAVRDAVSLVQAAGRAAVNAFGDVRADDPDPVHKQQAKSTVQTIAEVAERLLDCSPQDVIWVEGITQEHPGLHVAPLSVAGLLRSLLFTDRTVVATSATLALGGRFDTVAAGLGLPAGYGRTPDTGDVRPDPPADGAAAPSLRPTRSTQPFLLAGADEDGDEEPPAWRALDVGSPFDYAKQGILYVAARLPRPTQSGLSDPAADELVRLVQALGGRTLGLFSSRRAADRAAEVVRAATGVEVYLQGDEALPILVRKFRQEQSSCLFGVMSLWQGVDVPGDACQLVVIDRLPFPRPDEPLSAARSAAVDAAGGSGFAAVSVPAAAVRLAQGVGRLVRADTDRGVVAVLDSRLHTARSYGTFLRNSLPPFWYTTSPDVVLGALQRLRGTPATS from the coding sequence GTGGACGACGCGGGGGAGGCGCGGCCGGGTCGGGTAGCGTCGGGCGGCGTGACGAGCACCGTGCCGCAGACCCGGAGACCGTCCGCCCTCGACCTGCTGGGCGCGGCGGTCGCCGCGGTGCCCGGCGGGGCGAGCCGGCCCGGCCAGGTGCGGATGACCGAGGCCGTCGACGAGGCGATCCGCACCGGGGAACACCTGCTGGTCCAGGCCGGCACCGGCACCGGCAAGTCGCTCGCCTACCTGGTCGGCGCGCTGCGCGAGCGCGGCCCGGTGGTGGTGTCCACCGCCACCCTCGCGCTGCAGGCGCAGCTGATCGAGCACGACCTGCCACGCCTGGCCGAGGCGGTGACCCCGCTGCTCGGCCGGCCGCCCACGTTCGCGGTGTTGAAGGGCCGGCACCACTACGCCTGCCGGGCCCGGCTGGACGCCGGCGCCGAGGAGCCGGAGCCGGACCTGTTCGGCGAGTCCGGCGGCGGTTCGCAGTGGCTGGGTGCCGCCGGCCGGATCGGCAAGCAGGTGGTCCGGCTGCGCGAGTGGGCGTCGGACAGCGAGACCGGCGACCGGGACGAGCTGGACCCGGGCGTGGACGACATGGTCTGGCGCACGGTGTCGATGCCGGCCCGGGAATGCGTCGGCGCGCAACGCTGCCCGTTCGGCGACGAGTGCTTCGCGGAGGCGTCCCGGGTGCGCGCCCGGTCCGCCGACATCGTGGTCACCAACCACAGCCTGCTCGCCGTCGACATGATGTCCGGCCGGCACATCCTGCCCCCGCACGAGGTGCTGATCATCGACGAGGCGCACGAGCTCGCCGACCGGATGACCTCGGCGGCCCGGGCCGAGCTGTCCGCGGAGGCGATCGACCGGGCCACCCGGCGGGCCCGCACCCTGCTCGACGGCGGGGTGCTGGACCGGCTGACCGAGGCGTCCGACGCGCTGGCGCTGGCGCTGGCCGCGGCACCGCCGGGCCGGCTGGTGGAGTTGCCGGCCGCGGTGCGCGACGCGGTGAGCCTGGTGCAGGCCGCCGGCCGGGCCGCGGTGAACGCGTTCGGGGACGTGCGGGCCGACGACCCCGACCCGGTGCACAAGCAGCAGGCGAAGTCGACCGTGCAGACGATCGCCGAGGTGGCGGAGCGGCTGCTCGACTGCTCGCCGCAGGACGTGATCTGGGTCGAGGGCATCACCCAGGAGCATCCCGGGCTGCACGTGGCGCCGCTGTCGGTCGCCGGTCTGCTGCGCTCGTTGCTCTTCACCGACCGGACGGTGGTCGCCACCTCGGCCACCCTGGCACTCGGCGGTCGGTTCGACACCGTCGCGGCGGGCCTCGGGCTGCCGGCCGGCTACGGGCGGACGCCGGACACCGGTGACGTGCGGCCGGACCCACCGGCCGATGGTGCCGCCGCACCGTCACTGCGGCCGACCCGGTCCACCCAGCCGTTCCTGCTCGCCGGTGCGGACGAGGACGGCGACGAGGAGCCGCCGGCCTGGCGGGCGCTGGACGTCGGTTCCCCGTTCGACTACGCCAAGCAGGGCATTCTCTACGTCGCGGCGCGGCTGCCGCGGCCGACCCAGTCCGGGCTGTCCGACCCGGCGGCCGACGAGCTGGTCCGGCTGGTGCAGGCGCTCGGTGGCCGCACTCTCGGGCTGTTCTCGTCCCGCCGGGCCGCCGACCGGGCCGCCGAGGTGGTGCGCGCCGCCACCGGCGTCGAGGTCTACCTGCAGGGCGACGAGGCGTTGCCGATCCTGGTCCGCAAGTTCCGGCAGGAGCAGTCGAGCTGCCTGTTCGGGGTGATGTCGCTGTGGCAGGGGGTGGACGTGCCGGGCGACGCCTGCCAGCTGGTGGTGATCGACCGGTTGCCGTTCCCACGGCCGGACGAACCGCTGTCCGCCGCCCGCAGCGCCGCGGTCGACGCCGCCGGCGGGTCCGGCTTCGCCGCGGTCAGCGTCCCGGCCGCGGCGGTCCGGCTGGCCCAGGGGGTCGGCCGGCTGGTGCGCGCCGACACCGACCGGGGGGTGGTCGCAGTGCTCGACTCCCGCCTGCACACCGCCCGGTCGTACGG
- a CDS encoding thiolase family protein, which translates to MDAYLIDAVRTPFGRYRGGLSGIRTDDLAALPIAELVRRHHGLDPATIDDVILGDANGAGEDNRNVARMAALLAELPVTVPGSTVNRLCGSGGEAIVQAARAVALGDARLVVAGGVESMSRAPYVLPPPDEALPRAMQLYPSRLGWRMVNPAFPDRWTASLGVCAEQVAVELGIGRAQQDEWALRSHQLAAAAWQRGRHDDYVLPVEGVRRDESIRDDTSAAKLARLKPAFTPDGPVTAGNSSPLNDGALAAIVGTAELAAELGVEPLGRLVATAVVGVEPDRFSTAPVAAIGRVLDRTGLSTADVVAWELNEAFAAMVLSCLHEMPGIPVDRVNPNGGAIAMGHPLGASAARVMVDVCREVRRRGGGFGVAAACIGVGQGIAAVFEV; encoded by the coding sequence GTGGATGCCTACCTCATCGACGCGGTACGCACCCCGTTCGGGCGCTACCGCGGCGGCCTGTCCGGGATCCGGACCGACGACCTTGCCGCCCTGCCCATCGCCGAACTCGTCCGCCGTCACCACGGCCTCGACCCGGCGACCATCGACGACGTGATCCTCGGCGACGCGAACGGCGCCGGCGAGGACAACCGCAACGTGGCCCGGATGGCCGCCCTGCTCGCCGAACTGCCGGTGACCGTGCCCGGCAGTACGGTCAACCGGCTGTGCGGTTCCGGTGGCGAGGCGATCGTGCAGGCCGCCCGGGCGGTCGCCCTCGGCGATGCCCGGCTGGTCGTCGCGGGTGGGGTGGAGAGCATGAGCCGCGCGCCGTACGTGCTGCCCCCGCCGGACGAGGCGCTGCCGCGGGCGATGCAGCTGTACCCGAGCCGGCTCGGCTGGCGGATGGTCAACCCGGCCTTCCCGGACCGGTGGACCGCCTCGCTGGGCGTCTGCGCCGAGCAGGTCGCCGTCGAGCTGGGCATCGGCCGGGCCCAGCAGGACGAGTGGGCGCTGCGCAGCCACCAGCTGGCCGCCGCGGCCTGGCAGCGCGGCCGGCACGACGACTACGTGCTGCCGGTCGAGGGGGTACGGCGGGACGAGTCGATCCGGGACGACACCTCGGCGGCGAAACTGGCCCGGTTGAAGCCGGCGTTCACCCCCGACGGGCCGGTCACGGCCGGCAACTCCTCGCCGCTCAACGACGGCGCGCTCGCCGCGATCGTCGGTACCGCCGAGCTCGCTGCGGAGCTGGGCGTCGAGCCGCTCGGCCGGCTGGTGGCGACCGCGGTCGTCGGGGTCGAGCCGGACCGGTTCTCCACCGCGCCGGTCGCAGCGATCGGCCGCGTGCTGGACCGTACCGGGCTGTCCACTGCGGACGTCGTGGCCTGGGAGCTGAACGAGGCGTTCGCCGCGATGGTGCTCAGCTGCCTGCACGAGATGCCGGGGATCCCGGTCGACCGGGTCAACCCGAACGGTGGCGCGATCGCGATGGGGCATCCGCTGGGCGCGTCCGCGGCGCGGGTCATGGTCGACGTGTGCCGCGAGGTGCGGCGGCGGGGCGGTGGCTTCGGTGTCGCGGCCGCCTGCATCGGGGTCGGTCAGGGCATCGCTGCGGTCTTCGAGGTGTGA
- a CDS encoding Gfo/Idh/MocA family protein → MRKIRWGILATGGIAATFTEDLSTMPDAEVVAVGSRSAVAARRFADRYGIARAYGSWAELAADAEVDVVYVATPHSAHHAAAAACLDAGKAVLVEKPAALSAAQGEDLAARARAAGVLFVEAMWTRALPAVRELTARIAAGAIGAPRVVSADFGLAGPFAPAHRLRDPALGGGALLDLGVYPVAFAQLVLGEPATVTATGTRTAEGVDETVGLLLGHASGAVATLSCSIAADTPRVAAVSGDEGRIELDRGFFAPHGFRLYRGGRVEQVTAAPAGRGYVHEAAEVMRCLRAGETDSPLLPLADTLAVLRTLDAARAQLGVRYPGE, encoded by the coding sequence ATGCGGAAGATCAGGTGGGGCATCCTCGCCACCGGTGGGATCGCGGCCACGTTCACCGAGGACCTGTCGACGATGCCGGACGCCGAGGTGGTGGCGGTCGGTTCGCGCAGCGCGGTGGCGGCCCGGCGGTTCGCCGACCGGTACGGCATCGCCCGGGCGTACGGCAGCTGGGCGGAGCTGGCCGCGGACGCCGAGGTGGACGTCGTGTACGTGGCGACCCCGCACAGTGCGCATCACGCCGCGGCGGCGGCCTGCCTGGACGCCGGCAAGGCGGTACTGGTGGAGAAGCCGGCGGCGCTGTCCGCGGCGCAGGGCGAGGACCTCGCGGCGCGCGCCCGGGCGGCCGGGGTGCTGTTCGTCGAGGCGATGTGGACCCGGGCCCTCCCGGCGGTACGGGAGCTGACCGCGCGGATCGCCGCCGGCGCCATCGGTGCCCCACGGGTGGTGTCCGCGGACTTCGGCCTCGCCGGGCCGTTCGCGCCGGCGCACCGGCTGCGCGACCCGGCGCTCGGCGGCGGCGCGCTGCTCGATCTCGGCGTCTACCCGGTGGCGTTCGCGCAGCTGGTGCTCGGCGAGCCGGCGACGGTGACGGCCACCGGCACCCGGACCGCGGAGGGTGTGGACGAGACGGTCGGGCTGCTGCTCGGCCACGCCTCCGGCGCGGTCGCCACGCTGTCCTGCTCGATCGCCGCAGACACCCCGCGGGTGGCGGCGGTGTCCGGCGACGAGGGCCGGATCGAGCTGGATCGCGGTTTCTTCGCCCCGCACGGCTTCCGGCTGTACCGGGGTGGGCGGGTCGAGCAGGTCACCGCGGCGCCGGCCGGGCGGGGGTACGTGCACGAGGCGGCCGAGGTGATGCGGTGCCTGCGTGCCGGCGAGACGGACAGCCCGCTGCTGCCGCTCGCCGACACCCTCGCCGTACTGCGCACCCTGGACGCCGCCCGTGCCCAGCTCGGCGTCCGCTACCCGGGTGAGTGA
- a CDS encoding MFS transporter: MRKWGPLLAVCLGNLMLMIDVTIVVVALPTMGAHLHASFGELQWVIDGYALVLAAVLLTAGSLADRYGRRRAYLAGLVVFAAASLASALAPNAPVLIAARAVQGVGGAAMLATSMALLTATYSGRDRGVAFGVWGAVSGASAAAGPIAGGLLTEYLNWQSIFLVNVPVCVVAVALSARVLTESRNPHAGRLDLPGMAGFSIASGALTYALIRGAANGWTSAGTLVPFALAAVSLVVFLAVESRRRQPMLDLSLFRNRSVTALLVAALLLQAGAFGYLPYTSLWLQSMLGDGPVRAGLVGGMALSAAGFVVSALGGRLLHDVSPKLPVGVGLLVLAAGDLLEARLTADAPGTRLIPGLLVAGVGMGLALPTLSSAVMAAVPSHRAGMAGGALNTFRQLGQALGIAVLGAVFAGGLAAGLPARAPAGTAAALAAGQGQAVVAHVPAAARDTVAHALRGAFAVGLNRTLVVSGVLAAVAGVLVLTLVAGRRADAGPASGRPESAGGAPGGSQTGAARPRQAPGTSPGVPVGPEDVPGASRGVPVGSPSAAENRSPGADSDVILKGPSGLGQPRRTRN; encoded by the coding sequence ATGCGGAAATGGGGGCCGTTGCTCGCGGTCTGCCTGGGCAACCTGATGCTGATGATCGACGTGACGATCGTGGTCGTCGCGCTGCCGACGATGGGTGCCCACCTGCACGCCTCGTTCGGCGAACTGCAGTGGGTCATCGACGGGTACGCGCTGGTACTGGCGGCGGTGCTGCTGACGGCCGGTTCGCTGGCCGACCGGTACGGGCGGCGCCGCGCCTACCTGGCCGGCCTGGTGGTGTTCGCCGCCGCGTCGCTGGCCAGCGCCCTCGCACCGAACGCGCCGGTACTGATCGCCGCCCGCGCGGTCCAGGGCGTCGGCGGCGCGGCGATGCTCGCCACCTCGATGGCACTGCTGACGGCCACCTACTCGGGCCGGGATCGCGGGGTCGCGTTCGGCGTGTGGGGCGCGGTGTCCGGCGCGTCCGCCGCGGCCGGGCCGATCGCCGGCGGGCTGCTCACCGAGTACCTGAACTGGCAGTCGATCTTCCTGGTCAACGTGCCGGTGTGCGTGGTCGCGGTGGCCCTGTCGGCGCGCGTACTCACCGAGTCGCGCAACCCGCACGCCGGCCGGCTGGATCTGCCCGGCATGGCCGGCTTCTCGATCGCGAGCGGCGCGCTGACGTACGCGCTGATCCGGGGCGCCGCCAACGGCTGGACCTCGGCCGGCACGCTGGTCCCGTTCGCGCTCGCGGCCGTGTCGCTGGTGGTGTTCCTGGCCGTCGAGTCGCGGCGGCGGCAGCCGATGCTGGACCTGTCGCTGTTCCGGAACCGGTCGGTCACCGCGCTGCTCGTGGCGGCGCTGCTGCTGCAGGCCGGCGCGTTCGGCTACCTGCCGTACACGTCGCTGTGGCTGCAGTCGATGCTCGGCGACGGGCCGGTCCGGGCCGGCCTGGTCGGCGGGATGGCACTGTCCGCGGCCGGGTTCGTGGTGTCCGCGCTCGGTGGCCGGCTGCTGCACGACGTGTCGCCGAAGCTGCCCGTCGGTGTCGGGCTGCTGGTTCTCGCCGCCGGCGACCTGCTGGAGGCCCGGCTGACCGCCGACGCGCCCGGTACCCGGCTGATCCCCGGGCTGCTGGTGGCCGGCGTCGGGATGGGCCTGGCGCTGCCGACGCTGTCGAGTGCCGTGATGGCCGCCGTACCTTCGCACCGGGCCGGCATGGCCGGCGGCGCGCTGAACACGTTCCGCCAGCTCGGCCAGGCGCTCGGCATCGCCGTACTGGGTGCGGTGTTCGCCGGTGGCCTGGCCGCGGGGCTGCCGGCGCGGGCCCCGGCCGGTACCGCGGCGGCGCTTGCGGCGGGACAGGGCCAGGCGGTCGTGGCGCACGTACCGGCCGCCGCCCGGGACACCGTGGCGCACGCGCTGCGCGGCGCGTTCGCGGTCGGACTGAACCGCACCCTGGTCGTGTCCGGCGTGCTCGCCGCCGTCGCCGGAGTGCTGGTACTGACGCTGGTCGCGGGCCGCCGCGCCGACGCCGGGCCCGCGTCGGGCCGGCCGGAATCGGCCGGGGGCGCTCCGGGCGGATCACAGACCGGCGCGGCCCGGCCGCGGCAGGCCCCCGGCACGTCGCCCGGCGTCCCGGTCGGGCCCGAGGATGTCCCAGGAGCATCGCGCGGCGTCCCGGTCGGGTCGCCCAGCGCGGCGGAAAACCGTTCGCCCGGTGCGGATTCCGACGTCATCCTGAAGGGGCCGTCGGGGCTGGGCCAGCCCCGACGGACACGGAACTGA
- a CDS encoding DUF402 domain-containing protein, with the protein MVADDWVRVRYFKYDGSLHWHFDAVRLGADRFGTWLGAPAGTALQRGSEPPLTWEVAQVLLVAEGGKWWTANFNAAPHPTEMYSDMTTVPSWHGDELRAVDLDLDVVRRRDGRIERLDEDEFAEHQLRYGYPAEVVAAAEAAADEVFQAVSAGAEPFATEYRPWLARAGRLTLREQAG; encoded by the coding sequence ATGGTTGCCGATGACTGGGTGCGGGTGCGCTATTTCAAGTACGACGGGTCGCTGCACTGGCATTTCGACGCCGTTCGGCTCGGCGCCGACCGGTTCGGCACCTGGCTGGGCGCGCCGGCCGGGACCGCCCTGCAACGCGGCTCGGAGCCGCCGCTGACCTGGGAAGTGGCGCAGGTGTTGCTGGTCGCCGAGGGCGGCAAGTGGTGGACGGCGAACTTCAACGCCGCGCCGCACCCGACCGAGATGTACTCCGACATGACCACGGTGCCCAGCTGGCACGGCGACGAGCTGCGCGCCGTCGACCTCGATCTCGACGTGGTCCGCCGCCGCGACGGCCGGATCGAACGGCTGGACGAGGACGAGTTCGCCGAGCACCAGCTGCGGTACGGCTACCCGGCCGAGGTGGTCGCCGCGGCCGAGGCGGCCGCCGACGAGGTGTTCCAGGCCGTCAGCGCCGGCGCCGAGCCGTTCGCCACCGAGTACCGCCCGTGGCTGGCCCGGGCGGGTCGGCTCACGCTGCGCGAACAGGCTGGCTAG
- a CDS encoding MFS transporter, with amino-acid sequence MSVTCEPVAAPTRHGFPALLLATVGAFANYAVLLPVVTGWAAHGGASPAGAGLTTSVFMLTTVLTQALVPLLGRRLGFRVTFAAGVAVMVPPTIGYALTDALPPLIAVSALRGIGFGLLSVSGSALVAELAPPQRRGRAGGAYGLAVALPNVALVPVAVAGVDLVGYPWLFVAITLAPLAAAAAILAIRRAPAPAPPADLGRPPLSAIVGPVAVMLPIAVAATGIITFAPLAVPAASAAVLAVFGAAALAARWGAGQLADRAPGTRAVRAVLPVTVLVAAAGLALVGLGGHLGTGLGVAVALLGALLLGVGFGAAQNQTLVLLFDRAGAGRHGTASAVWNMSLDAGTGVGGVLLGTLATRAGFPVAFALTAAASSPPASPSPGTPPAPDPPSLPKRPGPSPPASEASQAASGQHHRAPRFRCEPGGVQADHRAPTFRGGQAASGSRLRFPGGGWSRGRLPPWRGGAKPRPTFPHAGSEQRTEVAFTPPARAPK; translated from the coding sequence CGGCGCCGGCCTCACCACCAGCGTGTTCATGCTCACCACGGTGCTCACCCAGGCGCTGGTACCGCTGCTCGGCCGGCGCCTCGGATTCCGCGTCACGTTCGCCGCCGGGGTGGCGGTCATGGTGCCCCCGACCATCGGGTACGCACTGACCGACGCGCTGCCGCCGCTGATCGCGGTGTCCGCCCTGCGCGGCATCGGGTTCGGCCTGCTCAGCGTCTCCGGTAGCGCGCTCGTCGCCGAACTCGCGCCACCCCAGCGGCGCGGCCGGGCCGGCGGCGCGTACGGGCTGGCTGTCGCGCTGCCCAACGTGGCCCTGGTGCCGGTCGCGGTCGCCGGCGTCGACCTGGTCGGTTACCCGTGGCTGTTCGTCGCGATCACCCTCGCTCCGCTCGCCGCGGCGGCCGCGATCCTGGCCATTCGCCGCGCCCCGGCGCCGGCCCCGCCGGCCGACCTCGGCCGGCCGCCACTGTCCGCGATCGTCGGGCCGGTCGCGGTGATGCTGCCGATCGCCGTCGCGGCGACCGGCATCATCACGTTCGCACCGCTGGCGGTACCGGCCGCGTCCGCCGCGGTGCTCGCCGTCTTCGGCGCCGCCGCCCTCGCCGCCCGCTGGGGCGCCGGGCAGCTCGCCGACCGCGCCCCCGGCACCCGCGCGGTACGGGCGGTGCTGCCGGTCACGGTGCTGGTGGCCGCCGCTGGGCTGGCCCTCGTCGGCCTCGGCGGCCACCTCGGAACCGGTCTCGGCGTCGCCGTCGCGCTGCTCGGCGCGTTGCTGCTCGGCGTCGGGTTCGGCGCCGCCCAGAACCAGACCCTCGTCCTGCTCTTCGACCGGGCCGGCGCCGGCCGGCACGGCACCGCGAGCGCCGTCTGGAACATGTCCCTGGACGCCGGTACCGGCGTCGGTGGCGTCCTGCTCGGCACCCTCGCGACCCGCGCCGGCTTCCCGGTGGCCTTCGCCCTCACCGCCGCCGCCTCCTCGCCACCTGCCTCCCCCTCGCCCGGCACACCTCCCGCCCCTGACCCACCCAGCCTCCCGAAGCGGCCAGGCCCGTCACCCCCCGCTTCCGAAGCGAGCCAGGCGGCGTCGGGCCAGCATCACCGTGCCCCGAGGTTCCGATGCGAGCCAGGCGGCGTCCAAGCCGATCACCGGGCCCCGACGTTCCGAGGCGGCCAGGCGGCGTCAGGATCTCGTCTCCGCTTCCCCGGCGGGGGATGGTCAAGGGGGCGACTGCCCCCTTGGCGGGGAGGGGCGAAGCCCCGCCCCACGTTCCCCCACGCGGGGTCAGAGCAGCGGACAGAGGTGGCCTTCACCCCACCAGCCCGCGCACCGAAGTGA
- the sigJ gene encoding RNA polymerase sigma factor SigJ, with amino-acid sequence MADQAADEFQRHRDHLTGVAYRLLGGIAEAEDAVQETWLRWRDVDQDAIEQPRAWLTTVTGRICLDVLRSARVRRESYVGSWLPEPVVRPLADTGTLDPGEHAARTDEVSIALLALLERLTPEQRVAFVLHDVFDVPFDQIADALGIRTEAARALASRGRRAVRDSGAPRHDAALAEQRQVVAAFLRACQQGDLAGLLAVLAPDVTLTGDGGGLAPSIREPVSGAERVGRFLLNLGRRANDPEVVLLPVLVNGDLGLYGAGELGGNHTAVVMAFGIADGRITAVFNQLNPEKLGHLPPLAPSRRGDG; translated from the coding sequence ATGGCTGACCAGGCTGCCGACGAGTTCCAGCGGCACCGGGACCATCTCACCGGGGTGGCATACCGCCTGCTCGGTGGCATCGCCGAGGCCGAGGACGCGGTTCAGGAGACGTGGCTGCGCTGGCGCGACGTGGACCAGGACGCGATCGAGCAACCGCGGGCCTGGCTGACCACCGTCACCGGCCGGATCTGCCTGGACGTGCTGCGCTCGGCGCGGGTGCGCCGCGAGTCGTACGTCGGGTCGTGGCTGCCCGAGCCGGTCGTGCGACCGCTGGCCGACACCGGCACGCTCGACCCGGGCGAGCACGCCGCCCGTACCGACGAGGTGAGCATCGCGCTGCTCGCCCTGCTGGAGCGGCTCACCCCGGAGCAGCGCGTCGCGTTCGTCCTGCACGACGTGTTCGACGTACCGTTCGACCAGATCGCCGACGCGCTCGGGATCCGCACCGAGGCGGCCCGCGCGCTCGCCTCCCGCGGCCGGCGCGCGGTGCGGGATTCCGGCGCGCCCCGGCACGACGCCGCGCTCGCCGAGCAGCGCCAGGTCGTCGCCGCCTTCCTGCGGGCGTGCCAGCAGGGTGACCTGGCCGGGCTGCTCGCCGTGCTGGCCCCGGACGTCACCCTGACCGGTGACGGTGGTGGCCTCGCCCCGTCGATCCGGGAGCCGGTCAGCGGCGCCGAGCGGGTCGGCCGCTTCCTGCTCAACCTCGGCCGGCGGGCCAACGACCCGGAGGTGGTGCTGCTGCCGGTGCTGGTCAACGGCGATCTCGGCCTGTACGGCGCGGGCGAGCTGGGCGGCAACCACACCGCGGTGGTGATGGCGTTCGGCATCGCGGACGGCCGCATCACCGCGGTCTTCAACCAGCTCAACCCGGAGAAACTGGGCCACCTCCCGCCGCTGGCGCCGAGCCGACGCGGCGACGGCTAG
- a CDS encoding DUF47 domain-containing protein: MRFKLRPSEDAFYDFFNQAAQNLVRGAELLTGLTVGASAETIQSISEGLQEVEHANDDVTHALYNKVNSTFITPFDREDIYRLGSGLDDVMDAMESAGNLVYLYGLSDIPSLPREMSEQIETLNQLARLTAEAMPKLKGMKGLEPYWIEVNRLENEGDRQYRMLLVRLFSGEYEPLSVMKMKEVADDLEEAIDAFEHVANTVETIAAKES; encoded by the coding sequence GTGCGATTCAAGCTCCGTCCGTCCGAGGACGCCTTCTACGACTTCTTCAACCAGGCGGCCCAGAACCTGGTCCGCGGCGCCGAGCTGCTGACCGGCCTGACCGTCGGCGCCAGCGCCGAGACGATCCAATCCATCTCGGAGGGGCTGCAGGAGGTCGAACACGCCAACGACGACGTCACCCACGCGCTGTACAACAAGGTGAACTCGACGTTCATCACCCCGTTCGACCGGGAGGACATCTACCGGCTCGGATCCGGCCTGGACGACGTGATGGACGCGATGGAGTCCGCCGGCAACCTGGTCTACCTGTACGGGCTGTCCGACATCCCGTCGCTGCCGCGGGAGATGTCCGAGCAGATCGAGACGCTCAACCAGCTGGCCCGGCTCACCGCCGAGGCGATGCCCAAGCTGAAGGGCATGAAGGGCCTCGAGCCGTACTGGATAGAGGTCAACCGGCTGGAGAACGAGGGCGACCGGCAGTACCGGATGCTGCTGGTGCGGCTGTTCTCCGGCGAGTACGAGCCGCTCAGCGTGATGAAGATGAAGGAAGTCGCGGACGACCTGGAAGAGGCGATCGACGCTTTCGAGCACGTCGCCAACACGGTCGAGACGATCGCGGCCAAGGAGTCCTGA
- a CDS encoding Lrp/AsnC family transcriptional regulator gives MESVALDRLDRRLVHALKVDGRASFARIGAVLGVSDQTVARRYARLRSSGGLRVVGVPEWYGMEQWFFRLRSTPDAAAPIAEALARRTDTYWVHLVSGGSEVLCSTRPDTRASRDALLLGKLPRTPRITDFTAYQLLRGYEPDPALFVHRLGGGLDPDEVDALRQPPPVDPPHTAPDAADRAILAVLGRDGRAGHAELAGAAGCSESTARRRLDALRASGQVRFDIDLVNDLIEIDTTAMIFLSVLPNQLFAAADELIRHHPVNFAAAVTGPTNLIASISCPDARALYEYLGGPIGRLPGVTGYETAPSVRVLKRHGQLG, from the coding sequence ATGGAATCCGTCGCGCTCGATCGGCTCGACCGGCGGCTCGTGCACGCGTTGAAGGTGGACGGCCGTGCCTCGTTCGCGCGGATCGGCGCCGTGCTCGGGGTGTCCGACCAGACCGTCGCCCGGCGGTACGCGCGGCTCCGGTCGTCCGGCGGGCTGCGCGTCGTCGGCGTCCCCGAGTGGTACGGGATGGAGCAGTGGTTCTTCCGGCTGCGCAGCACCCCGGACGCGGCGGCGCCGATCGCCGAGGCGCTCGCCCGCCGCACCGACACGTACTGGGTGCACCTGGTCTCCGGCGGCAGCGAGGTGCTGTGCTCCACCCGCCCGGACACCCGGGCCAGCCGGGACGCGCTGCTGCTCGGCAAGCTGCCGCGCACCCCGCGGATCACCGACTTCACCGCGTACCAGCTGCTCCGCGGCTACGAGCCGGACCCGGCGCTGTTCGTGCACCGGCTCGGCGGCGGTCTCGACCCCGACGAGGTGGACGCGCTGCGGCAGCCACCACCGGTCGACCCGCCGCACACGGCGCCGGACGCGGCCGACCGCGCGATCCTCGCGGTGCTCGGCCGCGACGGGCGGGCCGGCCACGCCGAACTCGCCGGCGCCGCCGGCTGCTCGGAGTCGACCGCCCGGCGCCGGCTCGACGCGCTGCGCGCGAGCGGCCAGGTCCGGTTCGACATCGACCTGGTCAACGACCTGATCGAGATCGACACCACCGCGATGATCTTCCTGTCGGTACTGCCCAACCAGCTGTTCGCGGCGGCCGACGAGCTGATCCGGCACCACCCGGTGAACTTCGCCGCCGCGGTGACCGGACCGACCAACCTGATCGCGAGCATCAGCTGCCCGGACGCCCGCGCGCTGTACGAGTACCTCGGCGGCCCGATCGGCCGGCTCCCCGGCGTCACCGGCTACGAAACCGCCCCGTCGGTACGGGTCCTCAAGCGGCACGGCCAGCTCGGCTGA